One window from the genome of Acidihalobacter ferrooxydans encodes:
- a CDS encoding bactofilin family protein — MWGGKKKTGATRVDTLIGKDASIRGNLQFTGGLHIDGQVEGNVLASDTDSAALVLSEGGRINGEVHAPIMMLNGTVEGDVYASEHLELAANARICGDVYYNLLEMAVGAEVNGKLVHRKGGKPQLEDQRAQFVNNDVGSDAAP; from the coding sequence ATGTGGGGCGGCAAGAAAAAAACGGGCGCGACGCGCGTCGATACCCTGATCGGCAAAGATGCGTCGATCCGGGGCAATCTACAGTTCACGGGCGGTCTGCATATCGATGGGCAGGTTGAGGGGAACGTGCTCGCCAGCGATACCGACAGTGCCGCTTTGGTGCTCAGCGAAGGCGGGCGAATCAATGGCGAGGTGCACGCGCCGATCATGATGCTCAACGGCACCGTCGAGGGCGATGTGTATGCGTCCGAGCATCTGGAACTGGCGGCGAATGCGCGGATCTGCGGCGATGTGTACTACAACCTGCTGGAAATGGCGGTCGGCGCCGAGGTCAACGGGAAGTTGGTTCACCGTAAAGGCGGGAAGCCGCAGCTGGAGGACCAGCGCGCGCAGTTCGTGAACAATGACGTGGGGTCGGACGCAGCACCATAA
- a CDS encoding S41 family peptidase: protein MQNKTGVGRPARRPVRTVFVLLFGVVLGIFIDRTFLAGIIPAALVPASAVGDFKLMAQSWNLIDAYYVDRQSIKPDRMTYAAIAGMVDSLGDTGHSTFLTPREVRMANASIDGHFAGIGAEVQMKDNHVVIVSPIDGTPAQRAHLRPGDVILAVNGKSVAGEGLTEVVEKIRGKAGTKVTLTLRDARDGKQRTVALVRANIPVRSVSWHMLPGTKVADIRIASFSEGTAHELIQALDAAQQAGARGVVLDLRNDPGGLLDQAIDVASVFIPKGNVLLERNARGQIKPIPVRTDVPKYTLPIAVLINGGTASAAEIVSGALHDDLGAPLIGERTFGTGTVLQEFMLPDGAALLLGVREWLTPHGHTIWHKGIKPTDKVALGNKATMLRPDMLGTLSAAKLRASSDVQLLAALKAVEGLIAQKAH from the coding sequence ATGCAAAACAAGACAGGCGTCGGCCGCCCTGCACGACGGCCGGTGCGTACCGTATTCGTGCTGCTGTTCGGGGTCGTGCTGGGGATTTTTATCGACCGCACTTTTCTGGCCGGCATCATTCCCGCGGCGCTGGTGCCGGCTTCCGCGGTGGGCGACTTCAAGCTCATGGCGCAATCCTGGAATCTGATCGACGCTTACTATGTCGACCGCCAGTCGATCAAGCCTGACCGGATGACCTACGCGGCGATCGCCGGCATGGTCGATTCACTGGGCGATACGGGCCACAGCACCTTCCTCACGCCGCGCGAGGTGCGTATGGCGAATGCGTCGATCGACGGTCATTTCGCCGGCATCGGGGCGGAGGTGCAGATGAAGGACAACCATGTCGTCATCGTCTCGCCGATTGACGGTACGCCGGCGCAGCGAGCGCATCTAAGGCCTGGCGACGTGATTCTGGCGGTGAACGGCAAGTCCGTCGCTGGAGAGGGGCTGACCGAGGTGGTTGAAAAAATTCGCGGCAAGGCCGGCACCAAGGTCACGTTGACGCTGCGGGATGCACGCGATGGCAAGCAACGTACGGTCGCCCTGGTGCGCGCAAATATCCCGGTTCGAAGCGTCAGTTGGCACATGCTGCCCGGTACCAAAGTGGCGGATATTCGCATTGCCAGTTTCAGCGAAGGGACTGCGCATGAGTTGATTCAGGCGCTGGATGCGGCGCAGCAGGCCGGCGCGCGCGGCGTGGTGCTCGACTTGCGTAACGACCCCGGCGGCTTGCTCGATCAGGCCATCGACGTTGCCAGCGTGTTTATCCCCAAGGGGAATGTGCTGCTGGAGCGCAATGCGCGCGGGCAGATCAAGCCGATCCCGGTGCGGACCGACGTGCCGAAGTACACGCTGCCGATCGCGGTGCTGATCAACGGCGGTACGGCCAGCGCGGCGGAAATCGTCTCCGGCGCGCTGCATGACGATCTTGGTGCGCCGCTGATCGGTGAGCGGACCTTTGGCACCGGCACCGTGCTGCAGGAATTCATGCTGCCGGACGGTGCGGCGTTGTTGCTGGGCGTGCGCGAGTGGCTGACGCCGCACGGGCATACGATCTGGCACAAGGGCATCAAGCCGACGGACAAAGTCGCATTGGGCAACAAGGCAACCATGCTCCGCCCGGACATGCTGGGCACGCTGAGCGCGGCCAAGCTGCGCGCCAGCAGCGATGTTCAGCTGCTCGCGGCGCTCAAGGCGGTCGAGGGACTCATCGCGCAGAAAGCGCACTGA
- the gcvT gene encoding glycine cleavage system aminomethyltransferase GcvT, with product MLQRTPIYSDHLAAGGKMVDFAGWDMPLHYGSQLEEHHQVRRDAGVFDVSHMTVVDLVGADARDYLRRLLANDVAKLKTPGKALYSCMLRPDGGVIDDLITYWLGGERYRVVVNAATHDKDLAWMQAQAAGFAVTLTERAELAMLAVQGPNARALAAGVLGGADAEAALALKPFTGVERGDRFVARTGYTGEDGFEIMLPATAASAFWRALLAAGVKPIGLGARDTLRLEAGMNLYGTDMDETISPLECGLNWTVAWEPVERVFIGREALEAQRAAGTARRFVGLVLEGRGVLRGHQRVQTPAGDGQTTSGTFSPTLGVAIALARLPAAAGDACEVDIRGKLHAARVVKPPFVRNGQGCL from the coding sequence ATGTTACAGCGCACACCGATTTATTCAGACCACCTCGCCGCCGGCGGCAAGATGGTCGATTTCGCCGGCTGGGACATGCCGCTGCATTACGGCTCGCAGCTCGAAGAACATCATCAGGTGCGCCGCGACGCGGGCGTATTCGACGTTTCCCATATGACCGTGGTCGATCTGGTCGGCGCGGATGCGCGCGATTATCTGCGCCGTCTGCTGGCCAACGACGTGGCCAAGCTCAAGACGCCGGGCAAAGCGCTGTACAGCTGCATGCTGCGTCCCGACGGCGGCGTGATCGACGATCTCATTACCTACTGGCTGGGCGGCGAGCGCTATCGGGTGGTCGTCAATGCCGCGACGCACGACAAGGATCTGGCCTGGATGCAGGCGCAGGCAGCGGGCTTCGCCGTCACCCTCACCGAACGCGCCGAACTGGCAATGCTGGCCGTGCAGGGCCCCAATGCGCGCGCGTTGGCGGCCGGCGTGCTCGGCGGCGCGGACGCCGAAGCGGCGCTGGCGCTCAAGCCGTTCACCGGCGTTGAACGGGGTGATCGGTTTGTCGCCCGTACCGGCTATACCGGCGAGGATGGATTCGAAATCATGCTGCCGGCCACGGCTGCCTCCGCCTTCTGGCGCGCACTGCTCGCCGCCGGCGTCAAGCCCATCGGCCTCGGTGCGCGCGACACGCTGCGTCTGGAAGCCGGCATGAACCTTTACGGAACAGATATGGACGAGACCATCAGTCCGCTGGAGTGCGGCCTGAACTGGACCGTCGCCTGGGAGCCGGTCGAGCGAGTCTTTATCGGCCGCGAGGCGCTGGAGGCACAGCGCGCGGCGGGCACGGCGCGGCGCTTTGTCGGGCTGGTGCTGGAAGGGCGCGGCGTGCTGCGCGGGCATCAGCGCGTGCAAACGCCGGCCGGAGACGGGCAGACCACCAGCGGCACGTTCTCGCCCACGCTTGGCGTTGCCATTGCGCTGGCGCGCTTGCCGGCCGCTGCTGGCGATGCCTGCGAGGTCGATATTCGCGGCAAGCTGCACGCGGCGCGCGTGGTCAAGCCGCCGTTCGTACGCAACGGTCAGGGGTGTCTCTGA
- the argC gene encoding N-acetyl-gamma-glutamyl-phosphate reductase: protein MGQIKVGVVGGTGYAGVEIIRLLLGHPHAQLTALTSRADAGRRVDEVFPNLRGYLDLTFVAPDAARLHDCDVVFFATPNGTAMHDAPRLLDAGVRVIDLAADFRLQDVAEWSRWYGMAHACPERVPEAVYGLPEINREAIRSARLVANPGCYPTAIILGFLPLLRSGAVEPGRLIADAKSGASGAGRKAAITTLLTEAADNFHAYGVSGHRHLPEIREVLGARLGAPVDLVFVPHLLPMIRGIHATLYAGLRDARIDLQDLYETAYRDEPFVDVMPPGSHPETRSVRGGNLCRIAVSQAPGSDTAVVLSVIDNLVKGAAGQAVQNMNLMFGLREATGLESVSPLP from the coding sequence ATGGGGCAGATCAAGGTCGGCGTGGTTGGCGGAACCGGCTATGCGGGCGTCGAAATCATTCGGTTGCTGCTTGGGCATCCGCATGCGCAGTTGACGGCGTTGACCTCGCGCGCCGACGCCGGCCGGCGTGTCGACGAGGTGTTTCCGAACCTGAGAGGGTATCTCGATCTGACGTTCGTGGCACCGGACGCTGCGCGTCTGCACGACTGCGATGTGGTGTTTTTCGCCACACCGAACGGCACCGCGATGCATGATGCGCCGCGCCTGCTCGATGCGGGCGTGCGGGTGATCGATCTGGCGGCGGATTTTCGCTTGCAGGACGTGGCCGAGTGGTCGCGTTGGTACGGCATGGCGCATGCGTGTCCGGAACGGGTGCCCGAAGCGGTGTACGGGCTGCCGGAAATCAATCGCGAGGCCATTCGCTCGGCGCGGCTGGTGGCCAATCCCGGCTGCTACCCGACCGCGATCATCCTGGGGTTTCTGCCGCTGCTGCGCTCTGGGGCCGTCGAGCCCGGGCGCTTGATCGCCGATGCCAAATCAGGGGCCAGTGGTGCGGGCCGCAAGGCGGCGATAACGACGCTGTTGACCGAGGCGGCGGACAATTTCCACGCCTACGGCGTGAGCGGGCACCGTCATCTGCCGGAAATTCGCGAGGTGCTCGGGGCCCGGCTTGGCGCACCGGTGGACCTGGTTTTCGTCCCGCATCTGCTGCCGATGATTCGCGGCATTCATGCAACCCTCTATGCCGGCCTGCGCGATGCGCGGATCGATTTGCAGGATCTCTACGAAACAGCGTATCGCGACGAGCCGTTCGTTGATGTCATGCCGCCCGGTTCGCATCCGGAGACGCGCAGCGTACGGGGCGGCAATTTATGTCGCATTGCGGTGTCGCAGGCACCGGGAAGCGATACGGCCGTCGTCCTGTCGGTGATCGACAATCTGGTCAAGGGCGCGGCGGGACAGGCGGTGCAGAACATGAACCTGATGTTCGGGCTGCGCGAGGCTACGGGGCTCGAAAGCGTCTCGCCGCTGCCCTGA
- a CDS encoding DUF6776 family protein, translating to MRKGYELRMRRPLRKGLLALFAVALLVLAGVLIYRAGYRAGTNLSQQDRAELSALKTQAVYLSERNQTLTDLAARLGRSAEIDRAAAQRVQRSLNDMEAQLTSLNEELAFYRSIMSPSDQSAGLQLQRLQLARVTPAGRAYTFNIVLTQLQRGGGLAQGRVTARIQGLRGGKPETLDMGKLAQLRLVFSFRYFQDFEGSFELPTGFAPRTIEIVVRPSSRRLKEIRKTFTWADALKGG from the coding sequence ATGCGCAAAGGCTACGAACTGCGCATGCGCCGCCCGCTGCGCAAGGGGTTGCTGGCGCTGTTCGCCGTGGCGCTGCTGGTGCTGGCCGGCGTGTTGATCTATCGGGCGGGGTATCGCGCCGGCACGAACCTGAGCCAGCAGGATCGGGCCGAACTGAGCGCGCTGAAAACACAGGCAGTGTATCTGAGTGAGCGAAATCAGACGCTGACCGACCTGGCCGCGCGTTTGGGCCGCAGCGCCGAAATCGATCGCGCAGCGGCGCAGCGCGTGCAACGCAGTCTTAATGACATGGAAGCACAACTGACCAGCCTTAACGAAGAGCTGGCGTTCTACCGCAGCATTATGTCGCCGTCGGATCAATCGGCGGGGTTGCAGTTGCAGCGCCTGCAGCTGGCGCGCGTGACGCCCGCCGGTCGTGCGTACACGTTCAATATCGTGCTGACGCAATTGCAGCGCGGCGGGGGGCTGGCGCAGGGGCGCGTGACGGCGCGCATACAGGGCCTGCGCGGCGGCAAACCGGAGACCCTGGATATGGGCAAACTGGCACAGCTCAGACTGGTTTTTTCATTCCGGTATTTCCAGGACTTCGAGGGCAGCTTTGAGTTGCCGACCGGATTCGCGCCCAGGACGATCGAAATCGTGGTGCGGCCGAGTTCGCGGCGGCTTAAAGAAATCCGGAAAACGTTTACCTGGGCCGATGCGCTCAAGGGAGGGTGA